In Deinococcus apachensis DSM 19763, the genomic window CTCCTCCAGGTGCCGGAACACCCCGCTGATGGCCAGGGTGAGCAGCGCGGGCGCGGCGTGGACCATCCCCCACATGAGCAGGTTGAAGGCGAAGAGTCCCGGCCGGTACACGAAGAGCCGCCTGGAGAGGGCGAAGGTGCGGTCATGGGTGGGGGTGGGCGAGGTAGTCATGGAAGGCTCCGCTGGAAGGTGGAGGTGGCTGATGGAGGAGAGAAGGTGGGGGGAAAGCTCCCGGGGGACAGGGGAAGGGCGCCCGCCCTCCTCACGCCAGCACCCCTTCCTCCAGCGCCTCCGTCCCCGCCCGCAGCAGCGCCGCGTAGTGGCTCTGCCCGTCGTGAGCGAGGGCGGCGCGGGGGCCGTCCTCCAGCACCCGGCCGTCGCCCAGGACGAGGATGCGGTCGGCGCGGGCCACGGTCTCCAGGCGGTGGGCGATCACGATGGCGGTGCGTCCGGCGAGCAGGCGCGTCATCGCCTGAGTGAGCTGCGTCTCGGTGGCGGGGTCGAGGCGGCTGCTGGGTTCGTCGAGGATGATCACGGCAGGGTCGCGCAGCAGCACGCGGGCGAAGGCGAGGAGCTGCGCCTGCCCCGCGCTGAGGCTGCCGGTGGGCAGGGGCGTCCGCACCCCGTCCTCCAGCCGGGCCAGCCAGCGCCCCAAGCCGACCTCGCGGAGCGCGGCCTCGACCTCGGCGTCGGGGACCGAGTCGTCGAAGAAGGAGAGGTTGTCGCGCACGCTGGCCTGGAAGAGCTGCACGTCCTGCGTGACGACTGCCACTTGGGTGCGGAGGCTGCGGAGCCGCACGTCGCGGGTATCCACCCCGCCCAGTTTCACGCTGCCCTCGGTCGGGTCGTACAGCCTCGACACCAGGCGGGTGAGGGTGGTCTTGCCGCTCCCCGTCCGGCCCAGCAGGCCGACCGTCTGCCCGGCGGGGAGGTGGAAGGAGATGTCGTGCAGCACGGGGCGCACGGTCGGGTCCTCGGGCGCGTAGCTGAAGCCCACGTGCTCGAAGCGCAGGTCGAGGGGACCGTCCGGTAGGTCGCGCGCACCCTCGGCGAGGTCCGAACGCAGGGCGAGCAGTTCACCGACCCGGGCCAGACCGGCCCCCGCCTTCTGGAGGTCCTGAAGCTGCTGGGTCAGTTGGTCGATGGGTTCCTCGACCATGCTCATGTACTGGTACAGCAGGAAGGCAGTGCCCAGCGTGATGACGCCCGCCGCATACAGGCCGACCGCCGCGCCCAGGATGCCGATGTACCCGGCCGCGAACAGGATCATGCTGAGCTGCCACACGACCGCCCGCCGCCGCCAGGAGAAGGTGCTGCGCCGGAAAAACTCGCGCTGCACCCGCAGGAAGCCGCGCAGGTGGTGGTCCCCAGCCCCCAGCGAGCGCACGTCGTCCAGGCCCGAGAGCCGTTCCTCGACGTAGCCGAAGAGCTGCGCGCTGCTCTCGCGTTCCAGGCGGGTGGGCTCCACGCCGGTTTTCCGCACCCGGTTCATGGCGATCAGGGTCACGGCCACGAAGAGGGTGATCCCCACCCCCACCCGCCAGTCCGTCAGGTAGAACATCACCACCGCGCCGGTGAGCAGCAGCGCCGCCCCGAAGACCCGCACCGCGAACTGCGAGAAGAAGTTGCTCAGGGCCGTCACGTCGCCGTCGATGCGCTCGATCATCTCGCCGGGCGTGCGTTCCTTGTGCTCGCGCATGTCGAGCGAGAGCATGTGCCGCATCAGGTCCGCGCGCAGCCGGTTGGTGGCCGTCCAGCCCACCCGCGCGCCCACGTAGGTGGCCCCGGCAGTGAGCAGTTGCACCCCCACCGCGAGCGCGATGTACAGCCCCGCCAGCCGCGCGAGCAGCCCCACGTCCGCGCCACCCCCCAGCTTGGCGTTGTCCACGAAGCGGCGCAGCAGTTGCGGCAGCAGCAGGTTCAGCCCGGTGCCCGTGAGCAGCAGCGTGGCG contains:
- a CDS encoding ABC transporter ATP-binding protein; translated protein: MPDAPSSPSSSPPRAGSLGVLRTYLGPLKWQVIALATLLLTGTGLNLLLPQLLRRFVDNAKLGGGADVGLLARLAGLYIALAVGVQLLTAGATYVGARVGWTATNRLRADLMRHMLSLDMREHKERTPGEMIERIDGDVTALSNFFSQFAVRVFGAALLLTGAVVMFYLTDWRVGVGITLFVAVTLIAMNRVRKTGVEPTRLERESSAQLFGYVEERLSGLDDVRSLGAGDHHLRGFLRVQREFFRRSTFSWRRRAVVWQLSMILFAAGYIGILGAAVGLYAAGVITLGTAFLLYQYMSMVEEPIDQLTQQLQDLQKAGAGLARVGELLALRSDLAEGARDLPDGPLDLRFEHVGFSYAPEDPTVRPVLHDISFHLPAGQTVGLLGRTGSGKTTLTRLVSRLYDPTEGSVKLGGVDTRDVRLRSLRTQVAVVTQDVQLFQASVRDNLSFFDDSVPDAEVEAALREVGLGRWLARLEDGVRTPLPTGSLSAGQAQLLAFARVLLRDPAVIILDEPSSRLDPATETQLTQAMTRLLAGRTAIVIAHRLETVARADRILVLGDGRVLEDGPRAALAHDGQSHYAALLRAGTEALEEGVLA